One genomic segment of Natrononativus amylolyticus includes these proteins:
- a CDS encoding CHY zinc finger protein has protein sequence MRTVHGTLVSGVDVEPDTRCAHYRTDRDVVALKFGCCESYFPCFRCHDAVTDHPPVPWPRDRFDEPAVLCGACGLELTPSTYLSLGERGRYACPGCDAAFNPGCRAHAHLYFDVEDERAFDS, from the coding sequence GTGAGAACCGTCCACGGGACGCTCGTCTCCGGCGTCGACGTCGAACCCGACACCCGGTGTGCTCACTACCGGACCGACCGGGACGTCGTCGCCCTCAAGTTCGGCTGCTGTGAGTCGTACTTCCCCTGTTTTCGCTGCCACGACGCCGTCACGGATCACCCACCAGTCCCATGGCCCCGCGACCGCTTCGACGAGCCCGCCGTCCTCTGTGGCGCCTGCGGACTCGAGCTGACGCCGTCGACGTACCTCTCGCTCGGCGAGCGCGGTCGGTACGCCTGTCCGGGTTGCGACGCGGCGTTCAACCCCGGCTGTCGGGCCCACGCCCACCTGTACTTCGACGTCGAGGACGAGCGAGCGTTCGATTCCTGA
- a CDS encoding Hsp20/alpha crystallin family protein, which translates to MTNDPPTDDGDDRPADRTGEGPRSWLSTVLTALDRLDQGRRTGRADVDYSVSLRSGLEDLIDREHRRDSPAGRTPSRPDRTRSRRLSRQREHVSTRTYDDELLVTAELAGVDPEDVTVGFDGDALVIGVEGRELERVSVPWRDRSASATVHNDVLTVTVTPDSHE; encoded by the coding sequence ATGACGAACGATCCACCGACGGACGATGGAGACGACCGCCCGGCCGACCGGACCGGCGAGGGCCCACGGAGCTGGCTCTCGACGGTGCTGACCGCGCTCGACCGGCTGGACCAGGGGCGACGAACCGGGCGGGCGGACGTCGATTACAGCGTATCCCTCCGCTCGGGACTCGAGGACCTGATCGACCGGGAGCACCGCCGCGACAGCCCGGCGGGACGGACGCCATCGCGTCCCGACCGAACCCGCAGCCGCCGCCTCTCTCGTCAGCGCGAGCACGTCTCCACGCGAACCTACGACGACGAACTGCTCGTGACCGCCGAACTGGCCGGCGTCGATCCCGAGGACGTCACCGTCGGATTCGACGGCGACGCCCTCGTCATCGGCGTGGAGGGGCGCGAACTCGAGCGCGTCAGCGTCCCCTGGCGGGACCGATCCGCATCGGCGACGGTCCACAACGACGTGCTCACCGTCACCGTCACCCCAGATTCCCATGAGTGA
- the gvpA gene encoding gas vesicle protein GvpA, which translates to MTQTRQRPDSSSLAEVLDRVLDKGVVIDVWARVSVVGIELLTVEARVVVASVDTFLHYAEEISKIEQATAEGDLDDLEELEVETRPESSPKSASE; encoded by the coding sequence ATGACACAGACACGCCAGCGACCCGACTCCTCGAGCCTCGCAGAAGTCCTCGACCGCGTCCTCGACAAGGGCGTCGTCATCGACGTCTGGGCACGCGTTTCCGTCGTCGGTATCGAACTCCTGACCGTCGAGGCGCGCGTCGTCGTGGCCTCCGTCGACACCTTCCTGCACTACGCGGAGGAGATCTCGAAAATTGAGCAAGCCACCGCGGAGGGCGACCTCGACGACCTCGAGGAACTCGAGGTCGAGACGCGGCCCGAGTCCTCACCCAAGTCGGCCTCCGAATAG
- a CDS encoding GvpL/GvpF family gas vesicle protein gives MSNRYVYGIVETGEPVEFDTEAVGGAETVYTISHRRYSAVVSDIEETEPEETDEDAQRHDEVLREIMTYGDGRTIIPMQFGMVFDNDRALKNVLRGAQPAFRRTLRDIEGKVELGLKVVREEDADVDEEALEEAVDDRLEAIAEGSVDNGLFSDRLVLNRSYLVDREDREAFDEAVADLEDSHDGLLFQYTGPFAPYSFVDIHIGAQ, from the coding sequence GTGAGCAACCGATACGTCTACGGCATCGTCGAGACCGGCGAGCCGGTCGAGTTCGACACCGAGGCCGTCGGCGGCGCCGAGACGGTGTACACGATCTCCCACCGGCGGTACTCGGCGGTCGTCTCCGACATCGAAGAGACCGAGCCCGAGGAGACCGACGAGGACGCCCAGCGCCACGACGAGGTGCTGCGCGAGATCATGACCTACGGCGACGGGCGGACTATCATCCCGATGCAGTTCGGGATGGTCTTCGACAACGACCGCGCGCTGAAGAACGTCCTCCGGGGCGCCCAGCCGGCGTTTCGACGGACGCTCCGGGACATCGAGGGGAAGGTCGAACTCGGGCTCAAAGTCGTCCGCGAGGAGGACGCCGACGTCGACGAGGAGGCCCTCGAGGAGGCCGTCGACGACCGACTCGAGGCGATCGCGGAGGGGTCGGTCGACAACGGGCTGTTCAGCGACCGGCTCGTGCTCAACCGCTCGTACCTGGTCGACCGCGAGGACCGGGAGGCGTTCGACGAGGCGGTCGCCGACCTCGAGGATTCACACGACGGCCTGCTGTTCCAGTACACCGGGCCGTTCGCACCGTACAGCTTCGTCGACATCCACATCGGAGCCCAGTAA
- the gvpF gene encoding gas vesicle protein GvpF produces the protein MFILDDLLFRPFVGIIDALHTIALDELYDVRALEDELKENQLLYELGERDRAEYERRKEELEAELEIAREAHEQLSSGRVEVKT, from the coding sequence ATGTTCATCCTCGACGACCTCCTGTTCCGACCGTTCGTGGGGATCATCGACGCGCTCCACACGATCGCACTCGACGAACTGTACGACGTTCGGGCGCTCGAGGACGAGCTCAAGGAGAACCAGCTGCTGTACGAACTCGGCGAGCGCGACCGGGCGGAGTACGAGCGGCGAAAGGAGGAACTCGAGGCGGAACTCGAGATCGCCCGGGAGGCCCACGAGCAGCTCTCGAGCGGCCGCGTAGAGGTGAAAACGTAA
- the gvpO gene encoding gas vesicle protein GvpO, halophile-type, whose amino-acid sequence MAEADSQQTEQCKALTTSGERCSRPAQEDGFCHQHDESDQTVSESETETESDEQTESEEAETTDPEDVDTEDVDVDDERIEGVMAVRRTVESTAGELIGHTFDGVSEISASEDGWRAVVEVVERKAVPDTQDVIGRYEIELDEDAVVQGYRRIDRYRRGDTAVFE is encoded by the coding sequence ATGGCCGAAGCCGACTCACAGCAGACCGAACAGTGCAAGGCCCTCACCACCTCCGGCGAGCGGTGTTCGCGTCCCGCCCAGGAGGACGGGTTTTGCCACCAACACGACGAGAGTGATCAAACAGTGAGCGAATCAGAAACCGAAACCGAATCCGACGAGCAGACAGAAAGCGAGGAGGCCGAGACGACCGATCCGGAGGACGTCGACACCGAGGACGTCGACGTCGACGACGAGCGGATCGAGGGCGTCATGGCCGTCCGCCGAACCGTCGAATCGACTGCCGGCGAACTCATCGGCCACACGTTCGACGGCGTTAGCGAGATCTCGGCCAGCGAGGACGGCTGGCGCGCCGTCGTCGAAGTCGTCGAGCGAAAAGCCGTCCCTGACACACAGGACGTCATCGGCCGTTACGAGATCGAACTCGACGAGGACGCCGTCGTCCAGGGCTACCGCCGGATCGACCGGTACCGCCGCGGCGACACCGCCGTCTTCGAGTAG
- the gvpJ gene encoding gas vesicle protein GvpJ: MSEFQPSRQKSDLADVVEMLLDKGVVINADIAVSIGDTQLLGIQVRAAIASFETAAKYGLEFPEGTDMERVAEAAGDPELANRDRPEIPVDPTRGVNVSAEAEGDDADENRDDEGGDGGEGQGDDGERGTERLGARPDPDEPVEGGMNLLSDDEEDENDTGDEEDGGDDDDD, translated from the coding sequence ATGAGTGAGTTCCAGCCAAGCAGACAGAAGTCCGACCTCGCGGACGTCGTCGAGATGCTGCTCGACAAGGGCGTGGTCATCAACGCCGACATCGCCGTCTCCATCGGCGACACGCAGCTGCTCGGCATCCAGGTCCGTGCGGCGATCGCCTCCTTCGAGACGGCGGCGAAGTACGGCCTCGAGTTCCCCGAGGGAACGGACATGGAGCGGGTCGCAGAGGCCGCCGGCGACCCGGAGCTCGCGAACCGCGACCGGCCGGAGATTCCGGTCGATCCCACCCGCGGCGTGAACGTCTCTGCCGAAGCAGAGGGAGACGACGCCGACGAAAACCGAGACGACGAGGGCGGGGACGGAGGCGAAGGTCAGGGCGACGACGGCGAGCGCGGAACCGAACGCCTCGGCGCCCGCCCCGATCCGGACGAACCAGTCGAGGGCGGGATGAACCTGCTCAGCGACGACGAGGAAGACGAGAACGATACGGGGGACGAGGAAGACGGAGGTGACGATGACGACGATTGA
- the gvpN gene encoding gas vesicle protein GvpN — MVDDSRARKVRGSKIRASRQQKEQRWAKKRHAKNGAENGAATTRRSRERRDGGGDTPLSPPEEIVPDPFVTTDEIESIQDRITGWLDADQPVHLIGPTGCGKTALALSAAARRGRPVVWLNGDESIDTAALVGEHAGGERYREDDQFVSGVRKQTEVVRKRWVDNPLSVAAREGATLVYNEFSRSQPVAHNVLLSMFEEGVLERPGKGGDGRQIDVHPEFRAVLTSNAVEYAGVHQPQDALLDRVVGVHVDFYDRETELEIVAAHTDLAEQRVEAVVDATRTLREELDVVVGTRAAITAAKGLAVFGGDGSEDADVLADVFADVLAPKVAGTGDLNDLREEITDAL; from the coding sequence ATGGTTGACGACTCGCGTGCACGCAAGGTGCGCGGTTCGAAGATTCGAGCCAGTCGACAGCAGAAAGAACAGCGGTGGGCGAAGAAGCGCCACGCGAAGAACGGAGCCGAAAACGGCGCCGCGACGACGCGGCGCAGTCGAGAGCGACGCGACGGCGGCGGTGACACGCCGCTCTCCCCGCCGGAGGAGATCGTTCCCGACCCGTTCGTCACCACCGACGAGATCGAGTCGATCCAGGATCGGATCACCGGCTGGCTCGACGCAGACCAGCCGGTCCACCTGATCGGCCCGACCGGCTGCGGGAAGACCGCGCTCGCGCTCTCGGCGGCCGCCCGGCGGGGTCGCCCCGTCGTCTGGCTCAACGGCGACGAGTCGATCGACACCGCCGCGCTGGTCGGCGAACACGCCGGCGGCGAGCGCTACCGCGAGGACGACCAGTTCGTCAGCGGCGTCCGCAAACAGACCGAAGTCGTCCGCAAGCGCTGGGTCGACAACCCGCTGTCGGTCGCCGCTCGCGAGGGCGCGACGCTCGTCTACAACGAGTTCTCGCGCAGCCAGCCCGTCGCCCACAACGTCCTGCTGTCGATGTTCGAGGAGGGCGTCCTCGAGCGACCGGGCAAGGGCGGCGACGGGCGACAGATCGACGTCCACCCCGAGTTCCGCGCCGTATTGACCTCGAACGCCGTCGAGTACGCGGGCGTCCACCAGCCACAGGACGCCCTCCTCGACCGCGTCGTCGGCGTCCACGTCGACTTCTACGACCGCGAAACAGAACTCGAGATCGTCGCGGCACACACCGATCTCGCCGAGCAGCGAGTCGAGGCGGTCGTCGACGCGACGCGCACCCTGCGGGAGGAACTCGACGTCGTCGTCGGCACTCGAGCGGCGATCACGGCGGCGAAAGGGCTCGCCGTCTTCGGCGGCGACGGGAGCGAGGACGCGGACGTCCTCGCCGACGTGTTCGCCGACGTGCTCGCGCCGAAAGTTGCCGGAACGGGCGATCTGAACGACCTCCGCGAGGAGATTACGGACGCACTCTAA